One Nodularia sp. LEGE 06071 DNA segment encodes these proteins:
- a CDS encoding cation-translocating P-type ATPase, with amino-acid sequence MSANSFPVRIPSNSEEDTADWHSLEVNKALNLLASDADSGLTPEDVRQRLEKYGANELKESNGRSSWEILLDQFKNIMLLMLIAVALISGFLDFLAWQAGELKPGEVPFKDTIAIMAIVVLNGVLGYVQETRAEKALAALKQMTSPLVRVLRSTKLMEIAAKELVPGDVMLLEAGMQIAADGRLIEQSNLQVRESALTGEAEAVNKQANLILPAETSLGDRLNVVFQATEVVQGRAKVLVTNTGMQTEIGKIATMLQSVENEPTPLQQRMTQLGNVLVTGSLVLVAIVVVGGIIQARGFSNIRELLEVSLSMAVAVVPEGLPAVITVTLALGTQRMVRHNALIRKLPAVETLGSVTTICSDKTGTLTQNKMVVQSVYANNHVFRVTGEGYAPTGDFQLDNQTILVEDYPEISAILVASAVCNDAVLQKEQGEWAILGDPTEGSLVTVAGKAGIEKDQWSSKLPRVSEFPFDSERKRMSVICQVEEVATGEASVKAVDPVIAGFIQSEPYLMFTKGSPELTLARCTQIHLGNHSVPFTDDQRAEILAENDRMASQGLRVLGLAYKPLLEIPPAGSDEISEVNLVWLGLVGMLDAPRPEVKAAVQESRNAGIRPIMITGDHQLTARAIAIELGIAQVGDRVLTGQELQHLSDQELEQQVDLVSIYARVSPEHKLRIVKALQRRGKCVAMTGDGVNDAPALKQADIGIAMGITGTDVSKEASDMVLLDDNFTTIVAATKEGRVVYTNIRRFIKYILGSNVGEVLTIAAAPLLGLGGVPLTPLQILWMNLVTDGLPALALAVEPPEPDVMKRPPFSPHESIFARGLGSYIIRMGIIFAVITIILMVWAYNHCKIPVEGLDPERWKTMVFTSLCIAQMGHAIAIRSNNKLTIEMNPFSNMFVLGAVVVTTILQLMLIYVPPLRAFFGTHWLPPTELAICCGFSALMFVWIELEKLFLRLTGRTSV; translated from the coding sequence ATGTCTGCTAATTCTTTCCCTGTTCGCATACCGTCAAATTCAGAAGAAGATACTGCCGATTGGCATAGTTTGGAAGTTAATAAAGCACTAAACCTGCTTGCTAGTGACGCAGACAGTGGCTTAACACCCGAAGATGTGCGGCAACGTTTGGAAAAATACGGTGCCAATGAACTAAAAGAAAGTAACGGTCGCAGTTCTTGGGAAATTCTGCTAGATCAGTTCAAGAACATTATGTTATTGATGCTGATTGCCGTAGCTTTGATTTCTGGGTTTTTAGACTTCCTGGCTTGGCAAGCGGGAGAATTAAAGCCTGGGGAAGTGCCATTTAAAGATACGATCGCCATTATGGCAATTGTAGTTCTGAATGGCGTACTGGGCTATGTCCAAGAAACTCGTGCCGAAAAAGCTTTAGCAGCCTTGAAACAAATGACCTCTCCCTTAGTGCGAGTTCTCCGTAGCACCAAGTTGATGGAGATAGCCGCCAAGGAATTGGTACCGGGAGATGTGATGCTGCTGGAAGCGGGAATGCAGATAGCCGCAGATGGACGCTTGATTGAACAGTCGAATTTACAAGTGCGGGAATCGGCACTCACAGGTGAAGCGGAGGCTGTCAACAAACAGGCTAATTTAATCTTACCCGCAGAAACATCATTGGGCGATCGCCTGAATGTAGTCTTTCAAGCTACGGAAGTCGTCCAAGGACGCGCCAAGGTGCTAGTCACTAACACTGGAATGCAAACGGAAATTGGTAAAATTGCCACCATGTTGCAGTCAGTGGAAAACGAGCCGACACCTTTGCAGCAGCGCATGACTCAGCTAGGTAATGTCCTAGTTACAGGTTCTTTGGTTCTTGTAGCCATTGTCGTTGTCGGCGGCATCATTCAAGCCAGAGGTTTCAGCAACATCCGAGAACTTTTAGAAGTTTCCTTGAGTATGGCGGTGGCTGTAGTTCCAGAGGGTTTACCTGCTGTGATTACCGTCACCTTGGCACTGGGAACTCAGCGCATGGTACGCCACAACGCCTTGATTCGCAAGCTACCAGCGGTGGAAACCTTGGGTTCTGTAACGACGATATGTTCTGATAAAACTGGCACATTGACCCAAAATAAAATGGTGGTGCAGTCAGTTTATGCCAATAACCATGTTTTTCGCGTCACCGGAGAAGGTTATGCACCCACAGGTGATTTTCAGTTAGATAATCAAACTATCCTTGTGGAAGATTATCCCGAAATTTCCGCAATACTTGTTGCATCTGCCGTTTGTAATGATGCGGTGCTGCAAAAAGAACAAGGCGAATGGGCAATTTTAGGAGATCCCACAGAAGGTTCATTGGTCACTGTGGCGGGAAAAGCTGGAATTGAAAAAGACCAATGGAGTAGCAAATTACCCCGTGTGAGCGAGTTTCCCTTTGACTCGGAACGCAAGCGGATGAGTGTGATTTGTCAGGTAGAGGAAGTCGCCACAGGTGAAGCATCTGTAAAGGCTGTTGACCCGGTAATTGCTGGCTTTATTCAGTCTGAACCTTATTTAATGTTTACCAAAGGTTCCCCAGAATTAACTTTGGCACGTTGTACTCAGATTCATTTGGGTAATCACTCCGTCCCATTCACCGACGATCAACGCGCTGAAATTTTGGCAGAAAATGACCGCATGGCTAGTCAAGGTTTGCGGGTGCTGGGTTTGGCTTACAAACCTCTGCTAGAAATCCCTCCAGCCGGGTCGGATGAGATATCTGAGGTAAATTTGGTTTGGTTGGGCTTAGTCGGGATGCTAGATGCCCCTCGTCCAGAAGTGAAGGCAGCAGTCCAAGAGTCTCGCAACGCCGGAATCCGCCCGATCATGATTACAGGCGACCACCAGCTAACTGCACGAGCGATCGCCATTGAATTGGGCATAGCTCAAGTAGGTGATAGAGTTCTTACAGGTCAAGAATTGCAGCATCTAAGTGACCAGGAATTAGAGCAACAAGTTGACTTAGTGAGTATCTACGCCAGAGTCTCCCCAGAACACAAACTGCGAATCGTCAAAGCCTTACAACGTCGGGGTAAATGTGTCGCCATGACCGGCGATGGTGTCAATGATGCGCCAGCCCTGAAACAAGCTGATATCGGTATTGCAATGGGTATTACTGGTACTGATGTCAGTAAAGAAGCCAGTGACATGGTGTTACTCGATGACAACTTTACAACCATTGTGGCGGCGACAAAAGAAGGCAGAGTGGTTTACACTAATATTCGCCGCTTTATTAAATACATTCTCGGTAGTAACGTGGGCGAAGTTCTCACCATTGCCGCAGCGCCACTGTTGGGACTGGGAGGCGTTCCCCTGACACCATTACAAATTCTCTGGATGAATTTAGTAACAGACGGTTTACCAGCTTTGGCCTTAGCTGTGGAACCCCCGGAACCAGATGTGATGAAGCGTCCGCCTTTTAGTCCCCACGAAAGTATTTTTGCTAGGGGGTTAGGTTCTTACATTATTCGCATGGGAATTATCTTTGCTGTGATTACCATTATTTTGATGGTATGGGCATACAATCATTGCAAAATTCCGGTTGAAGGACTTGACCCAGAACGCTGGAAGACAATGGTATTTACTTCCTTGTGTATCGCTCAGATGGGTCATGCGATCGCCATTCGTTCTAATAACAAACTGACTATAGAGATGAATCCCTTCTCTAATATGTTTGTCTTGGGGGCTGTAGTTGTGACGACGATTTTGCAGCTGATGCTAATTTACGTCCCACCCCTGAGAGCTTTCTTTGGAACTCATTGGTTACCTCCCACAGAGTTGGCTATTTGTTGTGGTTTCAGTGCTTTGATGTTTGTTTGGATTGAATTGGAAAAGCTTTTCTTGCGCTTGACAGGTAGAACGAGTGTGTAG
- a CDS encoding transglutaminase-like domain-containing protein, with amino-acid sequence MLNISFALPSLTTSQMFGQRTIRPLTAATLCGIAFIKDTLLAIDSIKGHLLEIDPTSDNSTIRNPNQVREFRDVKGLAVWSDALWVTRENSVYLSKLSSLALEHFVTLPYPADGVAVWESTIYVSCQKLGCILIFDGNTRKEITRFYAPGVGVENLAVSLDTLWVCDRTEQTVYAMDRATGELKFSVLTPFEFPTGIALHQNQETGKDTLFIAYASDEPYIRDNPNADPSHELTYRDRTFIHPLDYHHEADKQYALSNGYLIEMSYAEEIAPLDEVYLPDVEWRIALPSETERQKLKHIEPIGIPFTEEVIDGQRVAVFKFDALTPGERHIFGWKALLEVRGIKYRITPKDVENAPEISPEFQSRYLVDDDDLAMDTDIVRRAASEAIGSETNLLRKMYNIRNYVYDELSYGIKPHIDTPDLVLERGVGSCGEYVGVLLALCRLNGIPCRTVGRYKCPPHSEHQGVPLQPDFNHVWLEFYIPGFGWLPMESNPDDLGNNGPYPTRFFMGLSWYHIEIGKGITFETLSSQGKRLTKDDIPLGDLAINHIRFTILKELPPFSH; translated from the coding sequence ATGCTTAATATTAGTTTTGCACTTCCTAGTTTGACTACCAGCCAAATGTTTGGTCAAAGAACAATTCGACCGTTAACAGCTGCAACTCTTTGTGGCATTGCTTTCATCAAAGATACACTGCTAGCCATTGATAGTATTAAGGGGCATTTACTAGAGATTGATCCCACCTCTGATAACAGCACAATCCGAAATCCCAACCAAGTCAGGGAATTTCGCGATGTCAAAGGTCTTGCCGTGTGGTCAGATGCTCTCTGGGTAACGCGTGAAAATAGTGTTTATCTGTCCAAACTCTCGTCTTTGGCTTTAGAGCATTTTGTGACTTTGCCTTATCCGGCTGATGGCGTTGCTGTGTGGGAATCCACAATTTACGTGAGCTGCCAAAAACTCGGCTGTATTCTGATTTTTGATGGCAATACGCGTAAAGAAATTACCAGGTTTTATGCACCTGGAGTAGGGGTGGAAAATTTGGCAGTCAGCCTTGATACTCTTTGGGTTTGCGATCGCACAGAACAAACAGTCTATGCTATGGACAGAGCCACTGGAGAACTTAAATTCAGCGTCTTAACACCATTTGAATTTCCCACAGGGATAGCCTTACATCAAAATCAAGAGACAGGCAAAGACACCCTATTCATCGCTTATGCCTCAGATGAGCCTTATATCCGGGATAATCCCAATGCTGATCCCAGTCATGAACTAACATATCGCGATCGCACATTTATTCATCCCCTCGATTACCATCACGAGGCAGATAAACAATACGCCCTATCTAACGGCTATCTGATTGAAATGTCCTACGCCGAGGAAATAGCTCCCTTAGACGAGGTATATTTGCCCGATGTAGAATGGCGCATTGCCCTACCCTCAGAAACTGAACGCCAAAAGTTGAAACACATTGAACCTATTGGTATTCCTTTTACCGAAGAAGTCATCGATGGGCAACGTGTGGCAGTATTTAAATTTGATGCCCTCACTCCCGGCGAAAGACATATATTTGGCTGGAAAGCCCTGTTAGAAGTTCGCGGAATTAAGTATCGCATCACCCCAAAAGATGTAGAAAACGCTCCCGAAATCTCACCAGAATTTCAAAGTCGCTACCTAGTAGATGACGACGACTTGGCAATGGATACTGACATTGTGCGCCGTGCTGCTAGTGAAGCCATTGGTTCAGAAACCAATCTGCTGCGGAAAATGTACAACATCCGCAACTACGTTTACGATGAATTATCCTATGGCATTAAACCCCACATTGACACCCCAGATTTGGTCTTAGAACGGGGTGTTGGTTCCTGTGGCGAGTATGTTGGTGTTTTACTAGCTTTATGCCGTTTAAATGGCATTCCCTGCCGCACAGTGGGTAGATATAAATGTCCTCCCCATAGCGAACATCAAGGAGTTCCATTGCAACCAGACTTTAACCATGTGTGGTTAGAGTTCTACATCCCCGGTTTTGGTTGGTTACCAATGGAATCTAATCCTGATGATTTGGGAAACAATGGCCCATACCCCACACGCTTTTTTATGGGTTTATCCTGGTATCACATTGAAATTGGTAAAGGCATAACTTTTGAAACCTTAAGTAGTCAAGGTAAAAGGCTGACGAAAGATGACATCCCTCTAGGTGACTTGGCAATTAATCACATCCGCTTTACAATTCTTAAAGAATTACCGCCGTTTAGTCATTAG
- a CDS encoding PD-(D/E)XK nuclease family protein, translated as MSFTNRPFASYHLWSLVAPATGQERWHCQMRRGFIKARQHEPQVKALLGKATAPQRIGILAQKGVYEFHHNRHLLKQSDGVDQVAQLLKLNNSTEQVQQRVRQILQKYHDAPLLLNKHILQLTRGDEGFPKPIFVKQEDVHFRLYAAMDCVFSESDHTLHILDFKTGKSAFDKRQALVYLLAARYLYPGLQAVASFYNLEMCKKSDLIRINNRELESLKLDLANIANKHQYDLQKYQEKTSNFSQIFPPNPGNHCRFCPFNSICEFSEKTSDSHPLPHLRNNSRLGK; from the coding sequence ATGTCATTTACTAATCGACCTTTTGCCAGTTATCACCTTTGGTCTTTAGTCGCCCCAGCAACAGGACAAGAACGTTGGCATTGCCAGATGAGGAGGGGGTTTATTAAAGCGCGTCAACATGAACCACAAGTTAAAGCGCTGTTAGGTAAGGCTACTGCACCCCAAAGGATTGGTATCCTCGCCCAAAAAGGCGTGTATGAATTCCATCATAATAGACATCTGTTAAAGCAATCAGACGGTGTAGATCAAGTTGCCCAGTTACTCAAATTAAACAACTCAACTGAGCAAGTACAACAGCGCGTGCGGCAAATTTTGCAAAAATATCATGATGCCCCGTTACTGTTAAATAAACACATTCTCCAATTAACACGAGGGGATGAAGGCTTTCCCAAACCAATTTTTGTCAAACAGGAAGATGTTCATTTCCGCTTATATGCAGCGATGGACTGCGTTTTCAGTGAATCTGATCACACTTTGCATATCTTAGATTTTAAAACTGGTAAATCTGCCTTTGACAAGCGACAGGCATTAGTTTATTTACTAGCCGCGCGTTATCTTTATCCTGGACTACAAGCGGTAGCATCATTTTATAATCTGGAGATGTGTAAAAAATCCGATTTAATTAGGATTAACAATCGGGAATTAGAATCTTTAAAGTTAGATTTAGCAAATATTGCCAATAAGCATCAATACGATTTACAAAAATATCAGGAGAAAACCAGTAATTTCAGTCAAATTTTTCCTCCTAATCCAGGTAATCACTGCCGCTTTTGCCCTTTTAATTCTATATGTGAATTTTCCGAAAAAACATCTGATTCTCACCCATTACCTCATTTGAGAAACAATAGCAGATTAGGGAAATGA